TCTGTCAACGTGGCGCATGTCACTGACGGAGCGTTGTCGGGATATTGCACCGTTGCCGGGTGTGCGGCATCGTGCATTTCAGGCCGTACGCAGAACAGTCACAAATCGGGGGATGGTGACGGATTGCGATTGAAGAGTTCGCGGTGGTATGGGTATCTCGCCGCCGGCTGGGCGACGATTTTCGCGAGTGCGCATTTCTTCTGGGCGCTCGGGGGAAAGTCGGGCTGGACATCTCCGCGGGACAGCGGCTCGCGGACGAGCGGCCGGGCTGGTTCGTGGCCGGCGGCCTGTGGGGAGTCGGCTGCCTCTGTCTGATCGGCGCCTCGGTGGCGCTGGGCCTGCGTCGACGTGGTGTCGACGGGCGCCCGTGGGGATTTCTCAAGATGCTCGGCTGGGGTATCGGCGGGCTGTTGCTCGTCCGGGGGATCCTCGTAGAGGTGCTGCTCATCACGGGTGTGGCGGAAGTCGACGGAGTCAGCTCCGCGCAGAAATTCTGGACACTCGCCTTGTGGAACCCCTGGTTCATTCTCGGCGGAGTGCTGTTCGGGCTGGCGGCGCGGAGCTTCGGGAAAGAAATGACCGGAGAAGTTGAATTGAGAAGCATAACGGCTCACTGAGGGAAGGGTGAATTCACCGGGCCTGGTCCAGGTGAGCATTCGGCACTACGGGGGATTAGTTGTCTTGGGCAACGTCTGACAGTGTGACGGAATTTGTTCAGAATTTGCGAGAGCTTCGTCTGAGGGCTGGGCAGCCTTCCATGCGGCGTCTGCAGCAACTGGGCGGGCAGACCACCGCACCCAGTGGTGACGTGGTGGACGCGTTGCCGCGAAGTACGATCTCGACGATCCTGCGGGGCAGTAAACTGCCGCGTGCGGAGTTCGTCTCCGCATTCGTGACAGCTTGTCTGGTACACGGAAATCATCCGCCCGACAAGGTGGCAG
This portion of the Streptomyces mirabilis genome encodes:
- a CDS encoding DUF3995 domain-containing protein codes for the protein MVWVSRRRLGDDFRECAFLLGARGKVGLDISAGQRLADERPGWFVAGGLWGVGCLCLIGASVALGLRRRGVDGRPWGFLKMLGWGIGGLLLVRGILVEVLLITGVAEVDGVSSAQKFWTLALWNPWFILGGVLFGLAARSFGKEMTGEVELRSITAH